The Siniperca chuatsi isolate FFG_IHB_CAS linkage group LG7, ASM2008510v1, whole genome shotgun sequence genome includes a window with the following:
- the LOC122878667 gene encoding porphobilinogen deaminase-like isoform X2, translated as MSGEASSPDGNGKVSRVIRIGTRKSQLARIQTDSVADKLKELYPHIHLEIVGMSTTGDKILDTALSKIGEKSLFTKELENALERNEVDLVVHSLKDLPTTLPPGFTIGSVLKRENPHDAVVLHPKNVGKTLDTLPENSVIGTSSLRRAAQLKKRFPHLDFKDIRGNLNTRLKKLDEKDDFAAIILAAAGLKRMGWENRISQILGHEDCMYAVGQGALAVEVRARDADILEMVSVLHDPDTVLRCIAERAFLRHLEGGCSVPVAVHTEVKDSQLYLTGAVYSLDGSDSLKETMQTSIAAADKNLEEVDEQVQRVGVTASKISGEAQDRAERLGVDLAKLLLSKGAKEILMVARQLNDAR; from the exons ATGTCGGGGGAAGCAAGTTCTCCG GATGGGAATGGCAAGGTTAGTCGGGTCATCCGGATTGGAACCCGCAAGAGCCAG TTGGCTCGCATCCAGACTGACAGCGTGGCGGACAAGTTGAAAGAACTGTACCCTCACATCCACTTGGAAATAG TTGGCATGTCAACCACAGGAGACAAAATCCTTGACACAGCTTTATCAAAG ATTGGAGAGAAGAGTTTGTTCACCAAAGAGTTGGAGAATGCTCTGGAGAGGAATGA GGTTGATCTGGTTGTTCACTCACTGAAAGACCTGCCCACCACTCTGCCTCCAGGATTCACCATCGGGTCTGTGCTGAA GAGAGAGAACCCACATGATGCAGTGGTTTTACACCCCAAAAATGTAGGGAAAACTCTTGATACTCTGCCAGAAAACAG tgtgATCGGCACCAGTTCACTGCGCCGTGCTGCTCAGCTGAAGAAGAGATTCCCCCACCTGGATTTCAAAGACATT CGTGGGAACCTGAACACACGTCTGAAGAAGCTGGACGAGAAGGACGACTTTGCTGCCATCATCCTGGCTGCTGCCGGACTCAAGAGAATGGGCTGGGAGAACCGGATCAGCCAG ATCCTGGGCCATGAAGACTGTATGTACGCTGTTGGACAG GGTGCTCTGGCAGTGGAGGTTCGGGCCAGAGATGCAGACATCCTGGAGATGGTATCTGTCCTCCATGACCCAGACACTGTGCTGCGCTGCATAGCTGAGAGAGCCTTCCTCAGACacctg GAGGGTGGGTGCAGTGTCCCAGTGGCTGTACACACTGAAGTGAAGGACTCCCAG CTCTACCTGACGGGGGCAGTGTACAGCCTGGATGGATCAGACAGTCTGAAGGAAACCATGCAGACTAGCATTGCTGCTGCTGATAAG AACCTAGAAGAGGTGGACGAGCAGGTCCAGCGAGTGGGAGTCACAGCCAGCAAGATTTCAGGTGAAGCCCAGGACAGGGCTGAGCGGCTGGGGGTCGACCTGGCCAAGTTACTGCTGAGCAAAGGAGCCAAGGAAATCCTGATGGTGGCCAGGCAGCTCAACGACGCCAGATAA
- the LOC122878667 gene encoding porphobilinogen deaminase-like isoform X1 — protein sequence MEEGPYKYIRDGNGKVSRVIRIGTRKSQLARIQTDSVADKLKELYPHIHLEIVGMSTTGDKILDTALSKIGEKSLFTKELENALERNEVDLVVHSLKDLPTTLPPGFTIGSVLKRENPHDAVVLHPKNVGKTLDTLPENSVIGTSSLRRAAQLKKRFPHLDFKDIRGNLNTRLKKLDEKDDFAAIILAAAGLKRMGWENRISQILGHEDCMYAVGQGALAVEVRARDADILEMVSVLHDPDTVLRCIAERAFLRHLEGGCSVPVAVHTEVKDSQLYLTGAVYSLDGSDSLKETMQTSIAAADKNLEEVDEQVQRVGVTASKISGEAQDRAERLGVDLAKLLLSKGAKEILMVARQLNDAR from the exons atgGAGGAAGGACCTTACAAGTACAtcagg GATGGGAATGGCAAGGTTAGTCGGGTCATCCGGATTGGAACCCGCAAGAGCCAG TTGGCTCGCATCCAGACTGACAGCGTGGCGGACAAGTTGAAAGAACTGTACCCTCACATCCACTTGGAAATAG TTGGCATGTCAACCACAGGAGACAAAATCCTTGACACAGCTTTATCAAAG ATTGGAGAGAAGAGTTTGTTCACCAAAGAGTTGGAGAATGCTCTGGAGAGGAATGA GGTTGATCTGGTTGTTCACTCACTGAAAGACCTGCCCACCACTCTGCCTCCAGGATTCACCATCGGGTCTGTGCTGAA GAGAGAGAACCCACATGATGCAGTGGTTTTACACCCCAAAAATGTAGGGAAAACTCTTGATACTCTGCCAGAAAACAG tgtgATCGGCACCAGTTCACTGCGCCGTGCTGCTCAGCTGAAGAAGAGATTCCCCCACCTGGATTTCAAAGACATT CGTGGGAACCTGAACACACGTCTGAAGAAGCTGGACGAGAAGGACGACTTTGCTGCCATCATCCTGGCTGCTGCCGGACTCAAGAGAATGGGCTGGGAGAACCGGATCAGCCAG ATCCTGGGCCATGAAGACTGTATGTACGCTGTTGGACAG GGTGCTCTGGCAGTGGAGGTTCGGGCCAGAGATGCAGACATCCTGGAGATGGTATCTGTCCTCCATGACCCAGACACTGTGCTGCGCTGCATAGCTGAGAGAGCCTTCCTCAGACacctg GAGGGTGGGTGCAGTGTCCCAGTGGCTGTACACACTGAAGTGAAGGACTCCCAG CTCTACCTGACGGGGGCAGTGTACAGCCTGGATGGATCAGACAGTCTGAAGGAAACCATGCAGACTAGCATTGCTGCTGCTGATAAG AACCTAGAAGAGGTGGACGAGCAGGTCCAGCGAGTGGGAGTCACAGCCAGCAAGATTTCAGGTGAAGCCCAGGACAGGGCTGAGCGGCTGGGGGTCGACCTGGCCAAGTTACTGCTGAGCAAAGGAGCCAAGGAAATCCTGATGGTGGCCAGGCAGCTCAACGACGCCAGATAA
- the LOC122878667 gene encoding porphobilinogen deaminase-like isoform X3, translating to MSTTGDKILDTALSKIGEKSLFTKELENALERNEVDLVVHSLKDLPTTLPPGFTIGSVLKRENPHDAVVLHPKNVGKTLDTLPENSVIGTSSLRRAAQLKKRFPHLDFKDIRGNLNTRLKKLDEKDDFAAIILAAAGLKRMGWENRISQILGHEDCMYAVGQGALAVEVRARDADILEMVSVLHDPDTVLRCIAERAFLRHLEGGCSVPVAVHTEVKDSQLYLTGAVYSLDGSDSLKETMQTSIAAADKNLEEVDEQVQRVGVTASKISGEAQDRAERLGVDLAKLLLSKGAKEILMVARQLNDAR from the exons ATGTCAACCACAGGAGACAAAATCCTTGACACAGCTTTATCAAAG ATTGGAGAGAAGAGTTTGTTCACCAAAGAGTTGGAGAATGCTCTGGAGAGGAATGA GGTTGATCTGGTTGTTCACTCACTGAAAGACCTGCCCACCACTCTGCCTCCAGGATTCACCATCGGGTCTGTGCTGAA GAGAGAGAACCCACATGATGCAGTGGTTTTACACCCCAAAAATGTAGGGAAAACTCTTGATACTCTGCCAGAAAACAG tgtgATCGGCACCAGTTCACTGCGCCGTGCTGCTCAGCTGAAGAAGAGATTCCCCCACCTGGATTTCAAAGACATT CGTGGGAACCTGAACACACGTCTGAAGAAGCTGGACGAGAAGGACGACTTTGCTGCCATCATCCTGGCTGCTGCCGGACTCAAGAGAATGGGCTGGGAGAACCGGATCAGCCAG ATCCTGGGCCATGAAGACTGTATGTACGCTGTTGGACAG GGTGCTCTGGCAGTGGAGGTTCGGGCCAGAGATGCAGACATCCTGGAGATGGTATCTGTCCTCCATGACCCAGACACTGTGCTGCGCTGCATAGCTGAGAGAGCCTTCCTCAGACacctg GAGGGTGGGTGCAGTGTCCCAGTGGCTGTACACACTGAAGTGAAGGACTCCCAG CTCTACCTGACGGGGGCAGTGTACAGCCTGGATGGATCAGACAGTCTGAAGGAAACCATGCAGACTAGCATTGCTGCTGCTGATAAG AACCTAGAAGAGGTGGACGAGCAGGTCCAGCGAGTGGGAGTCACAGCCAGCAAGATTTCAGGTGAAGCCCAGGACAGGGCTGAGCGGCTGGGGGTCGACCTGGCCAAGTTACTGCTGAGCAAAGGAGCCAAGGAAATCCTGATGGTGGCCAGGCAGCTCAACGACGCCAGATAA